A single genomic interval of Streptomyces graminofaciens harbors:
- a CDS encoding Rv1733c family protein, with protein sequence MQGQVFCWRWRHNPLRRRSDVVEAWTVLIVALLLFVCAPAAGILAGWAAHGGAQAEADARRAALDRVSAVITKDAPASMPSVESSKVPTYWTAARWTEPGGGTTTGEALVPAGTERGDRADVWLDERGRSVEPPPTDTAVWQHTLAMGTCATGGVVGAVLVTYFVVRRVAARHRLDEWEQEWARTGPDWGHRPA encoded by the coding sequence ATGCAAGGCCAGGTGTTCTGCTGGCGTTGGCGTCACAATCCGCTGCGCCGCCGCTCGGATGTCGTCGAGGCGTGGACGGTGCTGATCGTCGCACTCCTGCTGTTCGTCTGCGCTCCCGCCGCCGGCATCCTGGCGGGCTGGGCGGCACACGGGGGCGCGCAGGCCGAGGCCGACGCACGGCGGGCCGCGCTGGACCGGGTCAGCGCCGTGATCACGAAGGACGCGCCCGCCTCGATGCCCTCGGTGGAGAGCAGCAAGGTGCCCACGTACTGGACGGCGGCGCGCTGGACCGAGCCGGGCGGCGGCACCACGACCGGCGAGGCGCTGGTCCCGGCGGGCACCGAGCGCGGGGACCGGGCCGACGTCTGGCTCGACGAACGGGGCCGCAGCGTCGAACCGCCGCCGACCGACACGGCCGTCTGGCAGCACACGCTGGCCATGGGGACCTGCGCCACGGGCGGGGTCGTCGGCGCCGTCCTGGTGACGTACTTCGTCGTGCGCAGGGTCGCCGCCCGCCACCGCCTCGACGAATGGGAGCAGGAGTGGGCGCGCACGGGACCGGACTGGGGACACCGCCCCGCGTGA
- a CDS encoding solute symporter family protein: protein MTAPGGGTASGGVTTAASVTDALSLRLTFVLFLSVVVVTLFTALLTAPQRDEISEFYLGNRDMSPLRNGLAMCGDYLSAATLLGSTGLVALTGYDGLLYLCGTVVAWMMVLLLVAEPLRNSGKFTLGDTLARRLPVGQRSVRLALAICTLTVCTLYLVSQLVGSIALLTQFVGEPSPSTRTMIVVIIGSVVTIYAAIGGMPGATFVQVIKAVMLVAGVTVVAVMVLHRFNWNFDGLLSSASAGSGLGDAFLQPGLRYGAGPIRKLDFFSLQLAIVLGLAALPHVMMRLLAPRRTHVLRASVVWAVGLVGFVCLMAGVLGLGATAVVGRETISDIDHKGDAAVLLLAHELGGEILTAIVSALAFITLLAVAAGLTLAAASSLAHDLYGEVIRKGKAKETEELGVARLAAVVMGVLGMMLALLAWGTNTATLAFLAFAIAASAILPTIVYSLFWRRFTARGALLSLYGGLLSSVLLVVFSPVVSSTPDSMYPGSDFAWFPLQNPGIVSIPFGFLLGWLGSLRAPAQEASVYDDFEVRALVGADQK, encoded by the coding sequence ATGACGGCCCCCGGAGGTGGGACGGCGTCCGGGGGCGTGACCACGGCCGCGAGTGTGACCGACGCCCTCAGCCTGCGGCTGACCTTCGTGCTGTTCCTGTCCGTCGTCGTGGTCACACTGTTCACGGCCCTGCTGACCGCTCCGCAGCGGGACGAGATCAGCGAGTTCTATCTCGGCAACCGTGACATGTCGCCGCTGCGCAACGGCCTCGCGATGTGCGGCGACTACCTCTCGGCCGCGACGCTGCTCGGCAGCACCGGGCTCGTCGCCCTCACCGGGTACGACGGTCTGCTCTACCTCTGCGGCACCGTGGTCGCCTGGATGATGGTGCTGCTGCTCGTCGCCGAACCGCTGCGCAACTCCGGGAAGTTCACGCTCGGTGACACCCTCGCCCGCCGACTGCCGGTGGGCCAGCGGTCGGTCCGGCTGGCCCTCGCCATCTGCACACTCACTGTGTGCACGCTGTATCTGGTGTCCCAACTGGTCGGCAGTATCGCCCTGTTGACCCAGTTCGTGGGCGAACCCAGCCCGAGCACCCGGACGATGATCGTGGTGATCATCGGCTCGGTCGTCACGATCTACGCGGCGATCGGCGGTATGCCGGGGGCGACGTTCGTGCAGGTCATCAAGGCCGTGATGCTCGTCGCCGGAGTCACGGTGGTCGCCGTGATGGTGCTGCACCGCTTCAACTGGAACTTCGACGGTCTCCTGTCGTCGGCCTCCGCGGGCAGCGGCCTCGGCGACGCGTTCCTCCAGCCGGGGCTGCGCTACGGGGCCGGCCCGATCCGCAAGCTGGATTTCTTCAGTCTGCAACTGGCCATCGTGCTCGGGCTCGCCGCGCTGCCCCATGTGATGATGCGGCTGCTCGCACCCCGCAGAACGCACGTCCTACGGGCCTCGGTGGTGTGGGCCGTGGGCCTGGTCGGGTTCGTGTGCCTGATGGCCGGGGTGCTGGGGCTCGGCGCCACCGCGGTGGTCGGCCGGGAGACCATCTCGGACATCGACCACAAGGGCGACGCGGCCGTGCTGCTGCTCGCCCACGAGCTCGGCGGCGAGATCCTCACCGCGATCGTCTCCGCCCTGGCCTTCATCACCCTGCTCGCCGTCGCGGCCGGCCTCACGCTCGCCGCGGCCTCCTCGCTCGCCCACGACCTGTACGGCGAGGTGATCCGCAAGGGGAAGGCCAAGGAGACCGAGGAGTTGGGAGTCGCACGCCTCGCCGCGGTGGTCATGGGGGTCCTCGGCATGATGCTGGCCCTGCTCGCCTGGGGCACCAACACGGCCACCCTCGCCTTCCTGGCCTTCGCGATCGCCGCGTCCGCCATCCTGCCGACGATCGTCTACAGCCTGTTCTGGCGCCGCTTCACGGCCCGCGGCGCGCTGCTCAGCCTCTACGGCGGTCTGCTCAGCTCGGTGCTGCTCGTGGTGTTCTCGCCGGTCGTCTCCTCCACGCCCGACTCGATGTACCCCGGGTCGGACTTCGCGTGGTTCCCCCTGCAGAACCCGGGCATCGTCTCCATCCCCTTCGGGTTCCTGCTCGGCTGGCTCGGCTCGCTCCGCGCACCGGCCCAGGAGGCGTCCGTGTACGACGACTTCGAGGTCCGTGCGTTGGTGGGCGCTGATCAGAAGTGA
- a CDS encoding sulfite oxidase-like oxidoreductase, with product MNVTRGFAGRPRVHNPGLPPGQYDAGDDWPVLSAEVTPDLTPADWAFRIDGLVAEPRTWDWDGARALPGSVYEGDIHCVTSWSKFGVRFGGVSLDAFLEVVRPEASATHAVAYSHTGYTTNLPLGDLTGGRAWIAWEYDGKPLAAEHGGPARLLVPHLYFWKSAKWIAGIHLLDHDEPGFWEQNGYHSRGNPWEEQRYSGD from the coding sequence ATGAACGTCACCCGAGGCTTCGCCGGCCGCCCCCGCGTCCACAATCCGGGGCTGCCTCCGGGCCAGTACGACGCGGGCGACGACTGGCCCGTGCTGTCCGCCGAGGTCACGCCGGACCTGACGCCCGCCGACTGGGCGTTCCGGATCGACGGTCTGGTGGCGGAGCCCCGGACGTGGGACTGGGACGGGGCGCGTGCGCTGCCCGGCTCGGTGTACGAGGGCGACATCCACTGTGTGACGAGCTGGTCGAAGTTCGGGGTGCGGTTCGGGGGTGTGTCGCTGGACGCGTTCCTGGAGGTGGTCCGGCCCGAGGCGTCTGCCACGCACGCGGTCGCGTACTCGCACACCGGCTACACCACGAACCTTCCGCTCGGCGATCTCACCGGTGGGCGTGCCTGGATCGCCTGGGAGTACGACGGCAAGCCGCTGGCGGCCGAGCACGGCGGTCCGGCGCGGCTGCTGGTGCCGCATCTGTACTTCTGGAAGAGCGCCAAGTGGATCGCGGGCATCCACCTCCTCGACCACGACGAGCCCGGCTTCTGGGAGCAGAACGGCTATCACTCGCGGGGCAATCCGTGGGAGGAGCAGAGGTACTCCGGTGACTGA
- a CDS encoding fibronectin type III domain-containing protein — protein sequence MRRVPVLVLCGSLLLVASCGADERPGPGPPPAPRGVTADAGSATSVHVMWNRASGGTEVDAYEVYRGRKKVTEVPADTHMVDVTRLEPATKYVFTVRARDADGDLGPPSARVRATTPAAVVADGQAPSRPTRLAGRAVGSRAVQLSWGRSTDDRDVVSYDILQGGSKIHSVGGEQTAAVVTGLRPGTRYSFTVRARDAADNVSAMSAAVRLTTARGAGDGRGTAPTGFRAAARRAADGAYSLALSWLPPRADGVITEYEIQLDGHLATTLVWGGVPPRDRAAYDFYVGREKGVSYRVRIRAKLPDGTWGGYTVERTVSTAG from the coding sequence GTGCGACGCGTTCCCGTGCTGGTGCTCTGCGGCTCGCTGCTCCTCGTCGCCTCCTGCGGGGCGGACGAGCGCCCGGGCCCGGGTCCGCCGCCGGCTCCCCGGGGTGTCACCGCGGACGCGGGCAGCGCGACCAGCGTGCACGTCATGTGGAACCGGGCGTCCGGGGGCACCGAGGTCGACGCGTACGAGGTGTATCGCGGCCGGAAGAAGGTGACGGAGGTTCCGGCCGACACGCACATGGTGGACGTCACCCGGCTCGAACCGGCCACAAAGTATGTGTTCACGGTCCGGGCCCGCGACGCCGACGGAGACCTCGGGCCACCGAGCGCGCGGGTGCGGGCCACCACACCGGCCGCAGTCGTCGCCGACGGGCAGGCACCGAGCCGGCCGACGCGGCTCGCCGGGAGGGCGGTCGGGAGCAGGGCCGTCCAGTTGTCCTGGGGAAGGTCGACGGACGACCGGGACGTGGTGTCGTACGACATCCTGCAGGGCGGCTCGAAGATCCACAGTGTGGGCGGGGAACAGACGGCGGCGGTCGTCACGGGGCTGCGGCCCGGTACCCGGTACTCCTTCACAGTGCGGGCGCGGGACGCGGCGGACAACGTCTCGGCCATGAGCGCGGCCGTGCGGCTCACCACCGCGCGGGGAGCGGGCGACGGCCGGGGAACGGCGCCCACCGGTTTCCGGGCCGCCGCGCGCCGGGCCGCCGACGGGGCGTACTCCCTCGCCCTGTCCTGGCTCCCGCCGCGAGCCGACGGGGTGATCACCGAGTACGAGATCCAGCTCGACGGGCACTTGGCCACCACCCTCGTCTGGGGTGGGGTCCCGCCCCGGGACAGGGCCGCGTACGACTTCTATGTGGGCCGGGAGAAAGGGGTGTCGTACCGGGTGCGGATCCGGGCGAAGCTGCCGGACGGGACGTGGGGCGGGTACACCGTGGAACGGACCGTCAGCACCGCCGGGTGA
- a CDS encoding GNAT family N-acetyltransferase, whose translation MPEYVSEINGVGIAPHVLDNPALGSLTGPHAHFAERRGRVLRYPVDVSPWLAMPLEPEAEDWADLAALAGPGAEVAAAGYSGTFPDGWEVTLDLEGVQLVDDGVAGAPDTEAVRLGPADVPEILGLVERTRPGPFLPRTIELGTYLGIRRGGALIAMAGERLHPPGWTEISAVCTDPAYRGEGLATRLIHAVAHGIRERGETPFLHTGAGNTDAIRLYEALGFRLRRTTRFMVARTPVSVS comes from the coding sequence ATGCCCGAGTACGTCAGCGAGATCAACGGTGTGGGGATCGCCCCGCACGTCCTCGACAACCCCGCCCTCGGCTCCCTCACCGGACCGCACGCCCACTTCGCCGAGCGGCGCGGCCGGGTGCTGCGCTACCCCGTCGACGTCTCGCCCTGGCTGGCCATGCCTCTGGAGCCGGAGGCCGAGGACTGGGCCGACCTCGCGGCACTGGCCGGACCCGGCGCGGAGGTCGCGGCCGCCGGCTACAGCGGGACCTTCCCGGACGGCTGGGAGGTGACCCTCGACCTGGAGGGCGTCCAACTCGTCGACGACGGCGTCGCGGGCGCCCCCGACACCGAGGCCGTACGGCTCGGCCCCGCCGACGTCCCCGAGATCCTCGGCCTGGTCGAACGCACCCGGCCCGGGCCCTTCCTGCCACGCACGATCGAACTCGGCACGTACCTCGGCATCCGCCGGGGCGGCGCCCTCATAGCGATGGCCGGTGAACGGCTGCACCCGCCGGGCTGGACCGAGATCAGCGCCGTCTGCACCGACCCGGCGTACCGCGGCGAGGGCCTCGCCACCCGGCTGATCCACGCCGTCGCCCACGGCATCCGCGAGCGCGGCGAGACCCCGTTCCTGCACACCGGCGCGGGCAACACCGACGCCATCCGGCTCTACGAGGCGCTGGGCTTCCGGCTGCGCCGCACCACGCGGTTCATGGTGGCGAGAACCCCCGTGTCCGTCTCATGA
- a CDS encoding glycoside hydrolase family 75 protein: MRVQTLTLVAAGAALLAPATMPAAAHQQAPTSVRRDSTVGAADLLAKLRGCKPVSKGRYRTDAGTPATVPVCGVPGAVFWKADMDIDCDGRPGPHCNGDTDPWFQPTTAFRQSDGRYPSAETLPSIVVPAPSRVWNYREHGIRGGSVAVVIHENRVQYAVVGDTGPRKIIGEASYATAEALGIRPDPRTGGTNSGVTYLVFKDSNVSAIEDQEETAAKGEELLRRFVGSTD, encoded by the coding sequence GTGCGTGTCCAGACACTGACGCTGGTCGCGGCCGGTGCCGCCCTGCTCGCCCCCGCCACTATGCCCGCCGCCGCCCACCAGCAGGCGCCCACGTCCGTCCGGCGTGACAGCACGGTGGGTGCGGCCGATCTGCTGGCGAAGCTGCGTGGCTGCAAGCCGGTGTCGAAGGGCCGCTACCGCACCGACGCGGGCACCCCCGCCACCGTCCCCGTCTGCGGTGTGCCGGGCGCGGTGTTCTGGAAGGCCGACATGGACATCGACTGCGACGGCCGGCCCGGCCCGCACTGCAACGGCGACACGGACCCGTGGTTCCAGCCCACCACCGCCTTCCGGCAGTCCGACGGCCGCTATCCGAGCGCCGAGACCCTGCCCTCCATCGTCGTCCCCGCCCCGAGCCGCGTCTGGAACTACCGGGAGCACGGCATCCGAGGCGGCTCGGTCGCCGTCGTGATCCACGAGAACCGCGTCCAGTACGCCGTCGTCGGAGACACCGGCCCCCGGAAGATCATCGGCGAGGCGTCCTACGCCACGGCCGAGGCCCTCGGCATCCGCCCCGACCCGCGCACGGGCGGCACCAACTCCGGTGTCACGTACCTCGTCTTCAAGGACTCGAACGTCTCGGCGATCGAGGACCAGGAGGAGACTGCGGCGAAGGGGGAGGAACTGCTACGGCGGTTCGTGGGAAGTACCGATTAG
- a CDS encoding putative protein N(5)-glutamine methyltransferase — protein sequence MPPLSTASVVTTLRAAGCVFAEDEAELILTTARTADEAAAMVDRRVAGLPLELVLGWAEFAGLRITVDPGVFVPRRRTEFLVEEALAAAPGASVVVDLCCGSGAVGAALAASLDGPELHAADIDPAAVRCARRNLAPHGGHAHEGDLFAALPATLRGRVDILAANVPYVPTDEVGFLPAEARDHEPLVALDGGTDGLDVLRRVAAEAPEWLAPGGCLLVETSERQTPLALAAFRASGLTARTAVSAEMYAHVVIGTRT from the coding sequence ATGCCACCACTTTCCACCGCCTCGGTCGTCACCACGCTGCGCGCCGCAGGGTGCGTCTTCGCCGAGGACGAGGCGGAGTTGATCCTCACCACCGCCCGCACCGCCGACGAGGCGGCCGCCATGGTCGACCGGCGGGTAGCCGGACTGCCCCTCGAACTCGTCCTCGGCTGGGCCGAGTTCGCGGGACTCCGCATCACCGTCGACCCCGGGGTGTTCGTGCCCCGCCGGCGTACCGAGTTCCTCGTCGAAGAGGCCCTCGCCGCCGCCCCCGGTGCGTCCGTCGTCGTGGACCTGTGCTGCGGCTCGGGCGCGGTCGGCGCGGCCCTGGCCGCCTCGCTCGACGGACCCGAACTGCACGCCGCCGACATCGACCCGGCGGCCGTGCGCTGCGCCCGCCGCAACCTCGCCCCGCACGGCGGCCACGCCCACGAGGGCGACCTCTTCGCGGCGCTGCCCGCCACCCTGCGGGGCCGTGTCGACATCCTCGCGGCGAACGTGCCCTACGTCCCCACCGACGAGGTCGGCTTCCTCCCTGCCGAGGCCCGCGACCACGAACCCCTCGTCGCCCTCGACGGCGGCACCGACGGCCTCGACGTGTTGCGCCGGGTCGCCGCCGAGGCCCCCGAGTGGCTCGCCCCCGGCGGCTGTCTCCTGGTCGAGACGAGCGAACGCCAGACCCCGCTCGCCCTCGCCGCCTTCCGCGCCTCTGGCCTCACCGCCCGGACGGCCGTCTCGGCGGAGATGTACGCCCATGTGGTGATCGGCACCCGGACCTGA
- a CDS encoding DUF485 domain-containing protein has translation MSNYTARYDSSVPYPPPPEAGGDPFSPTPRTFDARAARQAVHAHPEFRSMRTAYRRFGLWAASLSVGAFLSYVLLSSFAPGVMNQRLAGHLTLGLALGLAQFAVMGLTTWLYVRHMRKNVDPIARRLRSHLEEREAEQQRRVPAGRRFRAW, from the coding sequence ATGTCCAACTACACGGCACGGTACGACAGTTCCGTCCCGTATCCGCCCCCGCCCGAGGCAGGGGGTGACCCGTTTTCCCCCACACCCCGCACGTTTGACGCACGGGCGGCCAGGCAGGCCGTACACGCACATCCTGAATTCCGTTCAATGAGGACCGCATATCGCCGATTCGGGCTCTGGGCGGCGTCGCTCTCCGTCGGCGCATTTCTGTCGTACGTCCTGCTGTCGAGTTTCGCGCCCGGCGTGATGAATCAGCGGCTGGCCGGTCATCTCACGCTGGGACTGGCCCTCGGTCTCGCCCAGTTCGCCGTCATGGGGCTGACGACGTGGCTGTATGTGCGGCACATGCGCAAGAACGTCGACCCGATCGCCCGCCGGCTCCGCTCCCACCTCGAGGAGCGTGAGGCCGAGCAGCAGCGCCGGGTGCCGGCCGGACGGCGGTTCCGCGCGTGGTGA
- a CDS encoding ferredoxin reductase — protein MTDTTVTGFSAPRSPFSPPTRFAVPGRIAVSNRAAAVWQTATLSEIRRETPHAATFRFAVPGWAGHLPGQHLMLRVTAHDGYTAQRHYSLASAPDDTGHIELTLDHVEGGEVSGWFHTEARPGDQVEVRGPLSGFFAWPGDRPALLIGAGSGVVPLMSMVRHHRARGLDVPLRLLVSARGPEELIYAGEYGDETTAVFTRRASEGVPVGRLSAAHVAPLLTGAGRPPGGWEAYVCGSNGFAEHASRLLVEAGQPVDRVRIERFG, from the coding sequence GTGACTGACACGACCGTGACCGGTTTTTCCGCACCCCGGTCCCCCTTTTCTCCCCCGACCCGCTTCGCCGTGCCCGGCCGGATCGCCGTGAGCAATCGCGCGGCGGCCGTGTGGCAGACCGCGACACTCTCCGAGATCCGCCGGGAGACACCGCACGCGGCGACGTTCCGCTTCGCGGTGCCCGGCTGGGCGGGGCATCTGCCGGGCCAGCATCTGATGCTCCGTGTAACCGCTCATGACGGTTACACGGCCCAGCGCCACTACTCCCTGGCGTCCGCGCCGGACGACACCGGGCACATCGAGCTGACCCTGGACCATGTCGAGGGCGGCGAGGTCTCCGGCTGGTTCCACACCGAGGCCCGGCCCGGTGACCAGGTCGAGGTGCGCGGCCCGCTGAGCGGTTTCTTCGCCTGGCCCGGGGACCGGCCCGCGCTGCTGATCGGCGCCGGTTCCGGTGTGGTGCCGCTGATGTCGATGGTCCGCCACCACCGGGCGCGCGGCCTCGACGTACCCCTGCGGCTGCTGGTGTCCGCGCGCGGCCCCGAGGAGCTGATCTACGCGGGCGAGTACGGCGACGAGACGACCGCCGTCTTCACGCGCCGGGCGTCCGAGGGGGTGCCGGTGGGCCGACTGTCGGCCGCGCACGTGGCGCCGCTGCTGACCGGGGCCGGGCGGCCGCCGGGCGGCTGGGAGGCGTATGTGTGCGGCTCCAACGGGTTTGCGGAGCACGCTTCTCGGCTGCTGGTCGAGGCCGGACAGCCCGTGGACCGCGTCCGTATCGAGCGCTTCGGTTGA
- a CDS encoding PadR family transcriptional regulator, protein MSLPHAILTALLEKPSSGLELTRRFDRSIGYFWSATHQQIYRELGKLEADGYIRALPSEAPTRGRKKSYEVLAAGREELARWTSAPQDPRPWRDALFVRLRASAVVGTTGIEDDLRRHLTLHQRQLREYEEIEERDFGPGKDAPQDRLQHLILRAGIDLETFWTQWLTNALTEFERLPDDAESTGEPPAHG, encoded by the coding sequence ATGTCACTCCCGCACGCGATCCTCACCGCCCTGCTCGAAAAGCCCTCCTCGGGGCTCGAGCTGACCCGGCGGTTCGACCGGTCGATCGGCTACTTCTGGTCGGCGACGCACCAGCAGATCTATCGCGAGCTGGGAAAACTGGAGGCGGACGGGTACATCAGGGCCCTGCCGTCCGAAGCGCCGACACGCGGCCGGAAGAAGAGCTACGAAGTACTGGCGGCCGGGCGTGAGGAACTGGCCCGCTGGACCTCCGCACCCCAGGACCCCAGGCCGTGGCGTGACGCGCTGTTCGTACGGCTGCGCGCCTCGGCTGTGGTCGGTACTACCGGCATCGAGGACGATCTGCGGCGCCATCTCACCCTGCACCAGCGGCAGTTGAGGGAGTACGAGGAGATCGAGGAGCGGGACTTCGGGCCCGGCAAGGACGCCCCTCAGGACCGGCTGCAGCATCTGATCCTGCGGGCCGGTATCGACCTGGAGACCTTCTGGACCCAGTGGCTCACCAACGCCCTGACGGAGTTCGAGCGGCTGCCGGACGACGCGGAGAGCACGGGGGAACCACCCGCGCACGGATGA
- a CDS encoding PTS-dependent dihydroxyacetone kinase phosphotransferase subunit DhaM: protein MSEEKLVGIVLVSHSAAVAASVAALAKSLTGGGADVAVAPAGGTEDGGLGTSAELVSAAAASVDRGAGVAVLADLGSAVLTVKALLAEGDELPAGTRLVDAPFVEGAVAAVVTASTGADLAAVEAAATEAYSYRKA, encoded by the coding sequence ATGTCTGAGGAGAAGCTGGTCGGCATCGTGCTCGTCTCGCACAGCGCGGCCGTCGCCGCCTCGGTCGCCGCACTGGCGAAGTCGCTCACGGGCGGGGGCGCCGACGTGGCGGTCGCCCCGGCGGGCGGCACGGAGGACGGAGGCCTCGGTACCAGCGCCGAGCTGGTCTCGGCGGCGGCCGCCTCCGTGGACCGGGGCGCCGGGGTCGCGGTGCTCGCCGACCTCGGCAGCGCGGTGCTCACCGTGAAGGCCCTGCTCGCCGAGGGAGACGAGCTCCCGGCCGGCACCCGTCTGGTCGACGCGCCCTTCGTCGAGGGCGCGGTAGCCGCGGTCGTCACGGCCTCGACGGGCGCGGACCTCGCGGCGGTGGAGGCGGCGGCCACGGAGGCGTACTCGTACCGGAAGGCGTGA
- a CDS encoding NADPH-dependent 2,4-dienoyl-CoA reductase: MSRYPHLLSPLDLGFTTLPNRVLMGSMHVGLEEAERGFARMAEFYAARARGGVGLIVTGGIAPNEAGRPYEGGAKLTTDAEAEQHREITEAVHREGGRIAMQILHFGRYAYHRELVAPSALQAPISPYVPHALTDAEVEQTIDDYANAARLARRAGYDGVEIMGSEGYLINEFIAAGTNHRDDRWGGSYENRMRFPVEIVRRVREAVGEDFIVVYRLSMLDLVPGGSSFDEVVTLAKAVEAAGATIINTGIGWHEARIPTIATSVPRGAYTWVTKKLMGAVSVPLVTTNRINTPELAEELLADGHADMVSMARPMLADPDFVNKAREGRSDAINTCIGCNQACLDHTFSGKITSCLVNPRACHETELVLSPTRLRKRVAVVGAGPAGLACAVSAAERGHEVTLFDAASEIGGQLNVARKVPGKQEFDETLRYFRTQLDAHGVDVRLDTRVAADDLTAYDEVVVATGVTPRTPELPGVDHPKVLGYLDVLRDGAPVGDRVAILGAGGIGFDVAEYLTDGGEKTSEDPAAYFRQWGVDMDYRAPGGLAAPERPAPPRSVHLLQRKTSKVGAGLGKTTGWIHRTELKHRGVVMVPGVQYDLIDDAGLHITVDGVRQLLEVDTVVLCTGQDPRRGLYDDLVAAGRSAHLIGGADVAAELDAKRAIKQGTELAAEL; this comes from the coding sequence ATGAGCCGTTACCCGCACCTGCTGAGCCCGCTCGACCTGGGCTTCACCACGCTCCCCAACCGCGTGCTCATGGGCTCCATGCACGTGGGCCTGGAGGAGGCCGAGCGCGGCTTCGCGCGCATGGCCGAGTTCTACGCGGCCCGGGCGCGCGGGGGAGTGGGCCTCATCGTCACCGGCGGCATCGCACCCAACGAGGCCGGACGCCCGTACGAGGGCGGCGCCAAGCTCACCACCGACGCCGAGGCGGAACAGCACCGGGAGATCACCGAGGCCGTACACCGTGAGGGCGGCCGGATCGCGATGCAGATCCTGCACTTCGGGCGGTACGCCTACCACCGGGAGCTGGTCGCGCCGAGCGCGCTCCAGGCCCCGATCAGCCCGTACGTCCCGCACGCGCTCACCGACGCCGAGGTCGAGCAGACCATCGACGACTACGCGAACGCGGCCCGCCTCGCCCGGCGGGCCGGGTACGACGGCGTCGAGATCATGGGCTCCGAGGGCTATCTGATCAACGAGTTCATCGCCGCCGGGACCAACCACCGCGACGACCGCTGGGGCGGCTCGTACGAGAACCGGATGCGCTTCCCCGTCGAGATCGTGCGCCGGGTGCGTGAGGCGGTCGGCGAGGACTTCATCGTCGTCTACCGGCTGTCGATGCTCGACCTCGTGCCCGGCGGCTCCAGCTTCGACGAGGTGGTAACCCTGGCGAAGGCCGTGGAGGCGGCCGGGGCGACCATCATCAACACCGGCATCGGCTGGCACGAGGCACGCATCCCCACCATCGCGACCTCGGTGCCGCGCGGCGCGTACACCTGGGTGACGAAGAAGCTCATGGGCGCGGTCTCGGTGCCGCTCGTGACGACCAACCGCATCAACACCCCGGAACTCGCCGAGGAGTTGCTGGCCGACGGCCACGCCGACATGGTGTCCATGGCCCGCCCGATGCTCGCCGACCCGGACTTCGTCAACAAGGCCCGCGAGGGCCGCTCCGACGCCATCAACACCTGCATCGGCTGCAACCAGGCCTGCCTCGACCACACCTTCAGCGGCAAGATCACCTCCTGCCTGGTCAACCCGCGCGCCTGCCACGAGACGGAACTCGTCCTCTCCCCGACGCGGCTGCGCAAGCGGGTCGCCGTCGTCGGCGCGGGCCCGGCCGGCCTCGCCTGCGCCGTGAGCGCGGCCGAACGCGGCCACGAGGTCACGCTGTTCGACGCCGCGAGTGAGATCGGCGGCCAGCTGAACGTGGCCCGCAAGGTCCCCGGCAAGCAGGAGTTCGACGAGACCCTGCGCTACTTCCGCACACAACTCGACGCGCACGGCGTCGACGTACGGCTGGACACGCGCGTCGCGGCCGACGACCTCACGGCGTACGACGAGGTCGTCGTCGCCACCGGCGTCACCCCGCGCACCCCCGAACTCCCCGGCGTCGACCACCCCAAGGTCCTCGGCTACCTGGACGTCCTGCGCGACGGCGCGCCCGTCGGCGACCGCGTCGCGATCCTCGGCGCGGGCGGCATCGGCTTCGACGTCGCCGAGTACCTGACCGACGGCGGGGAGAAGACGAGCGAGGACCCGGCGGCGTACTTCCGGCAGTGGGGCGTCGACATGGACTACCGCGCCCCCGGCGGTCTCGCCGCCCCCGAGCGCCCCGCCCCGCCGCGCTCGGTCCACCTCCTCCAGCGCAAGACCTCCAAGGTCGGCGCCGGACTCGGCAAGACCACCGGCTGGATCCACCGCACCGAACTCAAGCACCGCGGGGTCGTCATGGTCCCCGGTGTCCAGTACGACCTGATCGACGACGCCGGACTGCACATCACCGTCGACGGCGTCCGCCAGCTGCTGGAGGTCGACACGGTCGTGCTCTGCACCGGGCAGGACCCGCGCCGCGGCCTCTATGACGACCTGGTCGCCGCCGGACGCTCCGCGCACCTCATCGGCGGCGCCGACGTGGCGGCCGAACTGGACGCCAAGCGGGCGATCAAGCAAGGGACGGAGCTGGCGGCGGAGCTGTAG